In the genome of Dunckerocampus dactyliophorus isolate RoL2022-P2 chromosome 6, RoL_Ddac_1.1, whole genome shotgun sequence, one region contains:
- the dcaf15 gene encoding DDB1- and CUL4-associated factor 15 isoform X2, protein MAPSSKSEKNDSKHKPQRRHKDHIVKLLVRGKITGQLSQHLFRNLPPRVCVPLKNIVSEEFLRAGHIFLGFTKCGRYVLSYTRDWGEDDDFSFYTYYLYWWEFNLHSRLKQVQYVRLFAGEEIYNDLYLTVCGWPNDQSKIVIFGFNSLLMAENYRDIYITIVSMPSPKPCPDCCKLPSTLSIRNGSGKCLEHGYVLNSRYQVVYPFPTFQHAFQLKKDQVILLNTSYSLVACGISLCQGKQGDSSQILYTKRAPLSYQPSSSSSTTSSAASSLPHGVEPSEPGYVNYSRLHYCHQQPCSVEQNTGAAAGYEDDKVQLPFTVTDLKGQTLQLVCEPHNGQSVCVEQLTLDFEYLINEVIRRDAAWAPQFCSFSDYDVVILEVCPETNIVMISIGLLLLALSASDHCRPNTYHSNLQVSWDLNTGVCCTVGVGGLTEVKGQTSGRVWSSYRKSCVNTLMKWLVPESGSRNINRMTNEGLHKGSSLQVLADSDRCTWIVL, encoded by the exons ATGGCGCCCAGCTCGAAATCAGAAAAGAATGATAGCAAACACAAACCACAAAGAAGACATAAAGACCATATCGTAAAGCTTCTTGTTCGAGGGAAG ATCACAGGCCAGTTGTCTCAGCATCTTTTTAGAAATCTCCCACCTcgagtgtgtgtcccattaaagAACATTGTCAGCGAGGAGTTCCTGAGAGCAGG GCACATCTTTCTCGGCTTCACCAAGTGCGGCCGCTACGTTCTGTCCTACACCAGGGACTGGGGAGAGGATGATGATTTCTCTTTCTACACCTACTATCTCTATTGGTGGGAGTTCAATCTGCACAGTCGACTCAAACAG GTCCAATATGTGCGACTGTTTGCAGGTGAGGAAATCTACAATGACCTTTACCTCACTGTGTGTGGGTGGCCAAATGACCAATCTAAAATTGTCATCTTTGGCTTCAA CTCTCTCCTGATGGCTGAGAACTACAGAGATATCTACATTACCATCGTCTCAATGCCTTCTCCTAAGCCTTGCCCTGACTGCTGCAAACTACCCTCAACCCTATCCATACGCAATG GCAGTGGAAAGTGTCTGGAGCACGGCTATGTCCTCAACAGCAGGTACCAGGTGGTGTACCCGTTTCCCACTTTCCAGCATGCTTTCCAGCTGAAAAAGGACCAGGTCATCCTGTTAAATACAAGCTACTCTCTGGTGGCTTGTGGCATCTCTCTCTGCCAAG GGAAGCAGGGTGACTCTTCGCAGATCCTCTACACAAAGAGAGCACCTTTGTCATATCAACCGTCCTCGTCTTCTTCCACTACCTCATCTGCAGCTTCCTCACTGCCTCATGGGGTAGAGCCTAGTGAGCCTGGATATGTCAACTACTCCCGTCTGCACTATTGTCACCAACAGCCGTGTTCCGTAGAGCAGAATACAGGAGCTGCAGCAG gcTATGAAGATGATAAAGTACAGCTGCCTTTCACTGTGACAGATCTTAAAGGACAGACCCTGCAGCTGGTCTGCGAGCCACACAATGGACAG agtgtgtgtgtggagcagTTGACACTGGACTTTGAGTATCTTATTAATGAGGTGATCAGGAGAGATGCTGCCTGGGCACCACAGTTCTGCTCTTTCAGTGACTACGATGTGGTCATATTAGAG GTGTGTCCAGAGACCAACATTGTCATGATCAGCATCGGCCTGCTGCTACTTGCCCTCTCCGCATCAGATCATTGCAG GCCCAACACCTACCATTCCAACCTGCAGGTCAGCTGGGACCTTAACACGGGTGTCTGTTGCACAGTGGGAGTTGGTGGCCTGACCGAGGTCAAAGGTCAGACCAG CGGGCGCGTGTGGAGTTCCTACAGGAAGTCCTGCGTGAACACGCTCATGAAGTGGCTGGTGCCTGAGAGCGGCTCTCGCAACATCAATCGAATGACCAACGAAGGGCTACACAAAG GATCATCTCTTCAGGTGTTGGCTGACAGCGACAGATGCACTTGGATTGTTTTGTGA
- the dcaf15 gene encoding DDB1- and CUL4-associated factor 15 isoform X1 encodes MAPSSKSEKNDSKHKPQRRHKDHIVKLLVRGKITGQLSQHLFRNLPPRVCVPLKNIVSEEFLRAGHIFLGFTKCGRYVLSYTRDWGEDDDFSFYTYYLYWWEFNLHSRLKQVQYVRLFAGEEIYNDLYLTVCGWPNDQSKIVIFGFNSLLMAENYRDIYITIVSMPSPKPCPDCCKLPSTLSIRNGSGKCLEHGYVLNSRYQVVYPFPTFQHAFQLKKDQVILLNTSYSLVACGISLCQGKQGDSSQILYTKRAPLSYQPSSSSSTTSSAASSLPHGVEPSEPGYVNYSRLHYCHQQPCSVEQNTGAAAGYEDDKVQLPFTVTDLKGQTLQLVCEPHNGQSVCVEQLTLDFEYLINEVIRRDAAWAPQFCSFSDYDVVILEVCPETNIVMISIGLLLLALSASDHCRYWLTLGLLFQIGFLAPFCNESSSLRPNTYHSNLQVSWDLNTGVCCTVGVGGLTEVKGQTSGRVWSSYRKSCVNTLMKWLVPESGSRNINRMTNEGLHKGSSLQVLADSDRCTWIVL; translated from the exons ATGGCGCCCAGCTCGAAATCAGAAAAGAATGATAGCAAACACAAACCACAAAGAAGACATAAAGACCATATCGTAAAGCTTCTTGTTCGAGGGAAG ATCACAGGCCAGTTGTCTCAGCATCTTTTTAGAAATCTCCCACCTcgagtgtgtgtcccattaaagAACATTGTCAGCGAGGAGTTCCTGAGAGCAGG GCACATCTTTCTCGGCTTCACCAAGTGCGGCCGCTACGTTCTGTCCTACACCAGGGACTGGGGAGAGGATGATGATTTCTCTTTCTACACCTACTATCTCTATTGGTGGGAGTTCAATCTGCACAGTCGACTCAAACAG GTCCAATATGTGCGACTGTTTGCAGGTGAGGAAATCTACAATGACCTTTACCTCACTGTGTGTGGGTGGCCAAATGACCAATCTAAAATTGTCATCTTTGGCTTCAA CTCTCTCCTGATGGCTGAGAACTACAGAGATATCTACATTACCATCGTCTCAATGCCTTCTCCTAAGCCTTGCCCTGACTGCTGCAAACTACCCTCAACCCTATCCATACGCAATG GCAGTGGAAAGTGTCTGGAGCACGGCTATGTCCTCAACAGCAGGTACCAGGTGGTGTACCCGTTTCCCACTTTCCAGCATGCTTTCCAGCTGAAAAAGGACCAGGTCATCCTGTTAAATACAAGCTACTCTCTGGTGGCTTGTGGCATCTCTCTCTGCCAAG GGAAGCAGGGTGACTCTTCGCAGATCCTCTACACAAAGAGAGCACCTTTGTCATATCAACCGTCCTCGTCTTCTTCCACTACCTCATCTGCAGCTTCCTCACTGCCTCATGGGGTAGAGCCTAGTGAGCCTGGATATGTCAACTACTCCCGTCTGCACTATTGTCACCAACAGCCGTGTTCCGTAGAGCAGAATACAGGAGCTGCAGCAG gcTATGAAGATGATAAAGTACAGCTGCCTTTCACTGTGACAGATCTTAAAGGACAGACCCTGCAGCTGGTCTGCGAGCCACACAATGGACAG agtgtgtgtgtggagcagTTGACACTGGACTTTGAGTATCTTATTAATGAGGTGATCAGGAGAGATGCTGCCTGGGCACCACAGTTCTGCTCTTTCAGTGACTACGATGTGGTCATATTAGAG GTGTGTCCAGAGACCAACATTGTCATGATCAGCATCGGCCTGCTGCTACTTGCCCTCTCCGCATCAGATCATTGCAGGTATTGGCTAACGCTTGGCCTCTTGTTTCAAATTGGATTTTTAGCTCCTTTTTGTAACGAGTCTTCTTCTCTCAGGCCCAACACCTACCATTCCAACCTGCAGGTCAGCTGGGACCTTAACACGGGTGTCTGTTGCACAGTGGGAGTTGGTGGCCTGACCGAGGTCAAAGGTCAGACCAG CGGGCGCGTGTGGAGTTCCTACAGGAAGTCCTGCGTGAACACGCTCATGAAGTGGCTGGTGCCTGAGAGCGGCTCTCGCAACATCAATCGAATGACCAACGAAGGGCTACACAAAG GATCATCTCTTCAGGTGTTGGCTGACAGCGACAGATGCACTTGGATTGTTTTGTGA